In Priestia megaterium NBRC 15308 = ATCC 14581, the following proteins share a genomic window:
- a CDS encoding KGG domain-containing protein, with protein MTTNKNNDKMSREEAGRMGGKATSKNHDQEFYQEIGEKGGETTAKNHDKEFYQEIGEKGGKATSKNQDKEFYQEIGEKGGKSTNKRDND; from the coding sequence ATGACAACTAATAAAAATAATGACAAAATGAGCCGTGAAGAAGCTGGAAGAATGGGTGGAAAAGCTACATCTAAAAATCATGACCAAGAATTTTACCAAGAAATTGGTGAAAAGGGCGGAGAAACTACAGCCAAAAATCATGATAAGGAATTTTATCAGGAGATTGGCGAAAAAGGTGGAAAAGCTACATCTAAAAACCAGGATAAAGAATTTTATCAGGAAATCGGTGAAAAAGGCGGAAAATCCACTAACAAACGTGATAACGACTAA
- a CDS encoding GNAT family N-acetyltransferase has product MSTYVKNDFTISSNKNYLDVELIYNYLHDEAYWSKGIPLRLVEKSIQHSICFGVFAGDPKKEKSKQVGFGRIITDSSTFAYLADVFILNEFRGLGLGKLLVQTMINCPSIREVRRILLATKDAHGLYKQYDFQAVKDKNLFMEITEGYL; this is encoded by the coding sequence ATGAGTACCTATGTTAAAAATGATTTTACAATTTCAAGTAACAAAAACTATTTAGATGTAGAGCTAATTTATAATTACCTTCATGATGAAGCTTACTGGTCTAAAGGAATACCTTTACGTTTAGTAGAAAAATCAATTCAACATTCAATCTGTTTTGGCGTGTTTGCGGGAGATCCTAAAAAGGAAAAATCTAAACAAGTTGGATTCGGAAGAATTATTACAGATTCATCAACTTTCGCTTACCTTGCTGATGTATTTATACTTAATGAATTTAGAGGATTAGGTCTTGGCAAATTACTTGTTCAAACTATGATTAATTGTCCAAGTATTAGAGAGGTACGAAGGATTTTGTTAGCAACAAAAGATGCTCATGGATTATATAAACAATATGACTTTCAAGCTGTTAAAGATAAAAACTTGTTCATGGAGATTACAGAAGGATATCTATAA
- a CDS encoding UPF0715 family protein codes for MLKSMDLLYYSFKTVIYSSISYAVFMVIIEPSYRALIAFLFIPFVASIPYLIIAVPLQLLVNKRPKKFNVFYLIIYCVVAIIFLYVSYKIEGGISTPIFRPDRMVIWATGAGIIYWIWDSVVMQKDEYPYY; via the coding sequence TTGTTGAAATCTATGGATCTTTTGTATTACAGCTTTAAGACGGTTATTTATTCTAGTATTTCTTATGCTGTATTTATGGTTATCATTGAGCCAAGTTATAGAGCTCTTATTGCTTTTCTTTTTATTCCCTTCGTTGCATCTATCCCTTATTTAATTATTGCCGTACCCTTACAGTTGCTTGTAAACAAAAGGCCAAAAAAGTTTAATGTTTTTTATTTAATAATATATTGTGTTGTAGCAATTATTTTTCTTTATGTTTCTTATAAAATTGAGGGAGGAATATCTACACCCATATTTCGACCTGACAGAATGGTTATATGGGCAACAGGTGCAGGAATCATATATTGGATATGGGATTCTGTTGTCATGCAAAAGGATGAATATCCTTATTATTAA
- a CDS encoding MFS transporter → MKGYSEKPTRVRFRVLAFIFVSVVINYMDRSNISVAATAMSKDLKLSSVELGLIFSAFGWAYAALQIPGGVMADRFGARVTYTVSLITWSIVTLLQGFTKGFVSLFGLRLATGAFEAPAFPTNNKVVTSWFPNQERASAIAFYTSGQFAGLAFLTPTLVTIQHFLGWRGLFITTGIIGIAWGIIWYIFYRDPSQHSKVNKAELQHIEEGGGLVKSADKKGERAKFEWGNLKEAFSHRKLWGIYLGQFAVNSTLWFFLTWFPTYLVKYRGLDFLKSGFLASAPFLAAFVGVLLSGFVSDALVKKGVSLGIARKTPIIVGLLLSTSIIGANYVNSTSLIIMFMAIAFFGNGLASITWVFVSTLAPKHLVGLTGGVFNFIGGLASIIVPIVIGFLAKGGNFAPALVFIAALALLGALSYIFLVGKVERIKVVKDEKLNRDIV, encoded by the coding sequence ATGAAGGGGTATAGCGAAAAGCCGACTCGCGTTAGATTTCGTGTTTTAGCATTTATTTTCGTAAGCGTTGTCATCAACTATATGGATCGAAGTAATATTTCTGTAGCCGCCACAGCCATGTCCAAGGATTTAAAGCTATCATCAGTAGAACTGGGCCTTATATTTTCAGCCTTTGGATGGGCTTATGCCGCTTTACAAATACCAGGAGGGGTAATGGCTGACCGTTTTGGTGCTCGTGTTACGTATACCGTTAGTCTAATTACCTGGTCTATTGTTACGCTGCTGCAAGGATTTACTAAGGGATTTGTGAGTCTTTTTGGTCTGCGTTTAGCGACAGGAGCATTCGAAGCACCGGCTTTTCCGACTAATAATAAAGTAGTCACCAGCTGGTTTCCAAATCAGGAAAGAGCATCAGCAATTGCTTTTTATACTTCGGGACAGTTTGCAGGGCTGGCATTTTTAACACCTACATTGGTGACCATTCAGCACTTTTTAGGGTGGAGAGGCCTGTTTATTACTACAGGTATTATCGGTATAGCATGGGGCATTATATGGTACATTTTTTATCGTGATCCTTCTCAGCATAGTAAAGTAAATAAAGCAGAGCTACAGCATATCGAAGAAGGTGGAGGCTTAGTTAAATCTGCGGATAAGAAAGGAGAAAGAGCAAAATTTGAATGGGGAAATCTTAAAGAAGCTTTCTCTCACCGGAAGCTATGGGGCATCTATTTAGGTCAGTTTGCCGTAAACTCTACTTTATGGTTCTTCCTTACCTGGTTTCCAACATACCTTGTGAAATATAGAGGGTTAGATTTCTTAAAATCAGGCTTCCTAGCATCTGCTCCGTTTTTAGCAGCGTTTGTAGGGGTATTATTATCAGGCTTTGTATCTGACGCGTTAGTGAAAAAAGGAGTATCACTAGGGATTGCAAGAAAAACACCGATTATCGTAGGGCTGCTTTTATCAACTTCAATTATCGGAGCCAATTATGTAAATAGCACATCTCTCATTATCATGTTTATGGCTATTGCGTTTTTTGGAAATGGCCTGGCCTCTATTACGTGGGTCTTTGTCTCAACCTTAGCGCCTAAACATTTAGTCGGTTTAACGGGTGGAGTGTTTAACTTTATCGGAGGTTTAGCTTCTATTATTGTTCCAATTGTTATTGGTTTCTTAGCAAAAGGAGGAAACTTTGCCCCAGCGCTAGTATTCATAGCGGCATTGGCTCTTCTAGGAGCACTTTCGTATATCTTCCTTGTAGGAAAAGTAGAAAGAATTAAAGTGGTTAAAGATGAAAAATTGAATCGAGATATTGTGTAA